The genomic window CTTTTTTAAGGTGAGCTATACCGATCAAGTAGCCGAACAATTTACTTACGCGCCATTTCCTATCGAATTCGGCATAGTGGGCTATAGGGTATGTTTTGTTGCGCCAAGCTTTTTACAAGAGAGCAACCAGGTAATCACTCTGCAGCAATTGCAGCAACACACAGTAGGGCAGGGCTTAGGCTGGTTAGACTTAGATATTTTACAAGCTAACGAAGTGCCCACGGTTACGGTGTCGCAATACTTAAGCTTGTTTCCAATGGTAAACAAAAACCGGTTTGATTTTTTATGCCGGGGCATTAACGAAATTAAATTAGAAATGGAGCAGTTTGCGCAAAGCGAGCCGTTAACCTTAAACACCAGTTTTATTATTCGCTACCCACTACCAAGGTTTTTCTTTACCAACAATAGCAACCCTATGGCTACAGCACGCATTAATAAAGGGTTACATCGCGCCTATACTGACGGCAGCGCGCAGGCATTAATGCTTAGTTTCTATAAAGAAAATATTGAATTTGTGGACGTAAAAAAACGTGCGATTATCCCAATGACTAACCCATTAATAGAAAACATTGATAAGAGTTACGAGCAATATGTGTGGGGGATTGAGGATTTAGTTTTTGATAAATAGACAAGCATCAAATTCAGAAAATTAGTTTTTTCGTTTCTTTGCAGAATAAAGCGCAACTAACGCAAATATAAACAACCAAAAGGTAGTCGGTTCATCTACGGAGTAACCCTCTGTTCGCACTAGGGCAATGCCCATATTGGTATGAGCATGTGAAGAACTCACAACATCGGCGCTTATCATTGCTAAACCAAACGATGGGGTGCCCTTATTTACAAAATCATCCACAACACGCGCATCGTTATATTTGCCATCACCATCTGCATCATCACCAAAGTAGGCTGCAGACATTTCGAAAGGGTCGTCGCCAGGATTGATACCTGGGTTGGTGACAGTTATTCCAAACATAGCGAAAAATATTCGGTCTAGTTCGTCGGCGCCTTCATCGTCCGTTTTTTCTGTCCAACCATAAGAACCCGTGTTTTCGTCGGTATCAAAGCTCATACCAAAATTAAAGGTGTTAAATAAATTGGCCATGTCTACATTATTGGCAAGACGCCAGCCATCTGAGCCAAAAGTAGAGAGCGCCTGATCTATAGATTGACCATCTGTCACATCCCAGCGCAACCACTCTAAACCACCGCCAACAACAACATTGCCTGTATCGTCATAGCTATAACCTGCGTGCTCTATAAGAGCGCTATTAGCTATAGGAGATAAAATAAATAGAAAAAATACGCTGATAATTTTTTTCATTTTTAATTTTGGCCGTTGAAAAAAAACAATTTATTTAAAGGTGTTTTTAGTGCTCGTATTTTAAATGCGCCAATATGCCATCTAGCTCATCTAGATTATTGTATTTTAAAACCAACCTACCTTTACCCTTGGCGGAGTGCTGCACTATTACCGGCACACCTACATGCTCGGCAAGTTTTTCTTCTAGCTTTTGAATATCTGGGTCAATTTTGGTTTTGGTTTCTGATTTTTCTTGTTCAGCTTCTTGCTGTAAGCGGCGAACTAATGCTTCTGCTTGGCGAACCGATAGGCCTTTTGCCACAATTTCTCGCGCGGCAGTGCGTTGCTGGCCTTCGTTTAAGCTAAGCAAGCTGCGGGCGTGGCCCATTTCTAAATCGCCGTGCTCAAGTAGGGTGCGTACATCTTCGGTTAAGTTAATTAAACGCAGCAGGTTAGTGACTGCAGTGCGCGATTTACCTACCGCGTCGGCCACTTCTTGGTGGGTTAGCTCAAACTCGTCTTGTAAACGCTTTAACGCAAATGCCTCTTCCATGGGGTTGAGGTCTTCGCGTTGAATGTTTTCGATAAGCGCCATCGCTATGGCGGTTTCATCGGGTACTTCGCGAATAACAGCGGGAATGGTATCTAACCCAGCTAACTGAGTGGCGCGCCAGCGGCGTTCACCGGCAATAATTTCGTATTTGTTGTCGCCAATAGGGCGCACAACAATAGGTTGCATTACACCCTGCGATTTTATCGATTCGGCAAGCTCTTCTAATGCTTCTTGATGCATATCGCGACGCGGCTGGTATTTACCGCGCTGCAAAAACTCGATGGGTAGATTTTTTAGTATGCCATCCACATTGGTGGTTACATCTGCGGCTGCGCTGGTGGCGGCTTTAATTGCCTCGGCGGGGGTAGCAGCTGCGCCGCTGCTTAATAGCGCGTCGAGCCCTCGGCCCAATCCCTTTCTTTTTGCCATGGGGGGTGTTACCTCAAATATTGTGTAATGCCCTAGCTTGCGGTTGCTAGCTCAGGGGTAGGGGTGGGGGTATCGTTGCGGCGAATAATTTCACCGGCCAATGCGATATACGCCATGGCCCCTTTAGATGTTTTATCGTACGCCAACACTGGCTTGCCAAAACTTGGCGCTTCGGCCAAGCGCACATTGCGCGGTACGCAGGTACGGTATACGCGGTCGCCAAAGTGATGAGAAAGCTCTGCAGATACATCGCCCGTTAGGCTGTTGCGCGGGTCGTACATGGTGCGCAATACCCCTTCAATGCGCAAATTGGGGTTGAGCGCATTTTGAATGGTATTAATGGTATTCACCAACGCCGATACCCCTTCCAGTGCATAGTATTCACACTGCATAGGAATAATCACGCCATCGCACGCGGCAAGCGCGTTTACGGTAAGCATGTTAAGTGAGGGGGGGCAGTCGATAAGAATGTAGTCAAAACTGTTGCGAATAGAGCTTAATGCCGTTTTAAGGCGGTATTCTTTGTTGTCGAGCGTTAGCATTTCTACTTCGGCTGCGGTTAGGTCGCCGTTGGCTGGCAATACCATGTAGTGGCCGTCGGGGGATTTTTGCAGTGCGTTTTCGCAGCGGGTAAGCCCAACAAGCACATCGTAAATAGTGAATTCTTGCGAGTTTTTATCTACGCCGCTGCCCATGGTGGCGTTACCTTGCGGGTCTAAATCTATTAACAGAACACGTTTTTTGGTGGCCGCTAGCGATGCAGCAAGGTTTACACAGGTGGTTGTTTTACCCACGCCGCCTTTCTGGTTTGCAATTGCGTATACGTTGCCCACAACTTTGCCTTTAGGTGTTAGTTATTAAGATTTAGGCTGAAACTGGTTAAATAACACACACAAACGTGCTTTAGCCCCATTGGAACCGCCTATTATGCCTTCGAGTTTGACTCTTGAGCCAGTGCTAATTCGATTAAACAGCGTTCACCTTCCAAATTGGGTACGTGCAACGCGTGCGAAGCTTTGACGATATATTTTTTTGGCAATTCGCTCAACTCACTATTTGGCATAACGCCTTTCATAGCCCAAAAGCGACCGTCGTCGTGAATAAGGTGATTACACCAGGTAAGCATATAGGTAATAGACGCAAAAGCGCGGCTAATCACACCGTCAAATTGGGGTTGGGGTTGAAAGGTTTCTACACGGCGATTTTGGGTGTCTACATTGCTTAACCCCAGTGCTTGCTTCACTTGAAACAAAAACCGCACCTTTTTGCCGGCCGAATCTAGCAGGGTAAAGTGGCGCTGCGGGAAGCAAATAGCCATGGGGATACCGGGTAAACCGCCACCAGTGCCCACATCGATAAATCGCTCGCCGGTTAAGTGCGGGGCAATGCTTAGGCTGTCTAGCAGGTGTTTGGTGAACATACCTTCGGCATCGCGTATTGCCGAGAGGTTGTAGGCTTTGTTCCACTTTTCAAACAATTCGAGGTAATCGAGCAGTTGGTTTACCTGCTGTTCGCTTAATGTTAACTCGATAGATGCGGCGTATTCCTGCAGGCGGCGTGCAAAGGGGCCGCGCTGTTGTGCTATAGATTCCCCCACCAATACAACCCTTATGCCAGCGCAGCTTTGTTTTTAAGCAAGCCGCGTTTTTTAAGGTAAATAAGAATTAGTGATACAGCGGCAGGGGTAACACCCGGTATACGCGATGCGCGCGACAATGTTTCTGGACGCGCCTCGGACAATTTTTGCTTAAGCTCGTTAGAGAGGCCTTCCACGCTCATGTAGTCGAATTCCACCGGGATTACGGTGTTTTCGTGCTGACGCATACGCTCAATATCGTCGGTTTGGCGATTGATGTAGCCGGCATACTTGGTATTAATTTCTACCTGCTCAGCCACTTGCGGGTCGCTTACCGCTTCGCCTTTAAGGCTGCCTAGGTCGTCGTAGGTAAGCTCTGGACGCTTGAGCAAATCTAGAAGTGAGTACTCACGTGCTAGCTCGGCAGGCATTTTTGCGGCTAGGGCATTCGCCTCGGCGCTATTGGGTTGAATCCACGTGGTGCGCATACGCTGGGTTTCCAACTCGATGGCTTCGCGTTTTTTGCAGAACGCTTGCCAGCGGGCATCATCTACCAAGCCTAATTCGCGGCCTTTTTCGGTTAAGCGCATATCGGCGTTATCTTCGCGCAGCAATAGGCGGTATTCGGCGCGGCTGGTAAACATGCGGTAGGGCTCGCGGGTGCCCATAGAAATAAGATCGTCTGCCAGTACACCTATGTAGGCTTCGTCGCGACGCGGGCACCAGGCTTCTTTGCCCTGGGCTTTAAGCGCCGCATTTAAGCCAGCCAACAAACCTTGGGCGCCAGCTTCTTCGTAGCCGGTGGTGCCGTTAATTTGGCCAGCAAAGAACAAACCTTCGATGTGCTTTGTTTCAAAGCTGTACTTCAGATCGCGTGGGTCGAAAAAATCGTACTCAATAGCATAGCCTGGACGGGTGATATGGGCGTTTTCAAAGCCCTTTATCGAGCGCACAAAGGCCATTTGCACATCAAACGGCAAACTGGTGGATATACCGTTAGGGTAGAGCTCGTGGGTTTTAAGGCCTTCTGGCTCAATAAATATTTGGTGGCTGTCTTTATCGGCAAAGCGGTTCACTTTGTCTTCGATAGAGGGGCAGTAACGCGGGCCAACCCCTTCAATAACGCCGGTAAACATGGGCGAGCGATCGAAACCGCTGCGAATAAAATCGTGGGTTTGAGCGTTGGTGTGGGTTATCCAGCAACAGGTTTGCTCGGGGTGATCTGCCAGCGAGCCCATATAGCTCATCACTGGGGTTTTTTCTTCGCCCCACTGCTTTTCTAGCCCGTCAAAATTCACACTGCGCGCGTCAATACGCGGTGGGGTGCCGGTTTTTAACCTGTCTACGCGCAGCGGTAGTTCGCGCAAACGGCTTGCTAGTGCGATGGAGGGCGGGTCGCCTGCACGGCCACCTGAGTGGTTCTCCATACCTATGTGAATTTTACCGCCCAAAAAGGTACCGGCTGTAAGCACAACGGTGGGCGCTTTGAAGGTGACACCCATTTGGGTGGTAACGCCGGTAACGCGCTCGCCTTCAACCACTAAGTCGTCGGCAGCCTGTTGGAATATATCGAGATTGGGCTGGTTTTCTAATATTTCGCGTACAGCCGCTTTGTAAAGTGCGCGGTCTGCTTGAGCGCGGGTTGCGCGCACGGCAGGGCCTTTGCGGCTGTTGAGAATGCGGAATTGGATGCCGCCTTTGTCGGTTGCCAGCGCCATGGCGCCGCCAAGGGCATCAATTTCTTTTACCAAATGGCTTTTGCCAATGCCGCCTATGGCGGGGTTACAGCTCATTTGCCCCAGAGTTTCTATGTTGTGGGTGAGCAGAAGGGTTTTACATCCCATACGCGCTGCAGCTAGGCAGGCTTCGGTGCCAGCGTGGCCGCCGCCAATAACGATCACATCGTACTGAGTGGGGTAAATCATCTAGTCAAAATCCAACAAGCATTAGGCCGAAAACATCGGCTTGGGTAAGAGGGCGGCCATTATAGGGATACTTGCCCAAAAAAAGAACAGTTTTCTTTGGAGTTGCTGGGTTAGCTAGGTGGGATTATGCGGTTTGAAAATTAAATTTTTGGTTTTTTGAATTTTAAGAAATTTATATATAAAGAAAATATATAAAAAAGAATATATGAATGTATATGTATATATAAGGATTATTCTTAATGTAATTATATAGGCGAGCTGTTTCTGTGGAAAACTATAAAAAACGTATATAAAACAAAAACATACAGCTTTGATAGCTTTGGGTTAACCCCTTAACTAACGGGGGTGAAAGGGTACTTAAGCCTGTGGTCAAAAGTAGCGGTTATACACACTGGTTATAACTTGTTCAATTTTAGAAATTTTAATCCATAAACAGTTTTCAGCTTACCCAAGTTCTATACCGGATTTATCCACACCCCCTTGGTTGACTCCCCTGTTTTTTGAACAACTACGCGGGTTAAATGTGAATAACTTGTACGCTAATGTGATTAACCTGTGTGTATCAAGTGCGAAAGGGGCATGTAAAGTGTGCGCAGAAATTATCGCTCAATAAGCAAGCAACCAAAAACACGCAGCAACAAGCAGCAAAAAATAATTAGAAATAATTTCAAAAACCCCAAAAAATTTTTTCTAAAACAGCCTTAATACCCAAATTCCACCCAAAAAAAATGCCGCAGAGCAAAAAAACTCAACGGCATTTCTATTAATCACGTACTTAAACAGCGGCCACCAACCCAAAAGCCCCTGTAACCTGTCTACTGAAAGCTGTCCCCTATCACTACTTACCTATACAAAAACTACTAAAAATCTTGCCTAGCAAGTCATCGGGCGTAAAGGCACCGGTAATCTCGCTTAGGTGGTTCTGTGCTGCACGTAGGTCTTCAGCTAATAGTTCGCCCGCAGTGTGCAATTGCAATTGCTCACGGCCGGTTAGCAGGTAGTTTTGGGCTTGCTCGATGGCGTGGATATGACGGCGGCGGGCGCTAAACCCGCCTTCGGTGGTGGACTGAAACCCCATTACGCTTTTCAGGTGGGCTTTTAGGGTATCTAGGCCAGCTCCGGTTTTTGCAGATAGTGGCAGTGTTTGATAGGGGGCGTCACTGGTGTGATTGGTTGTACTAAAGCCGGATTCATCTATTTTGTTATAGATAACGGTAAGCTTTTTGGCGTAAGCGGCATTGCTGGTAAATTCGGGCCAGTGGACGTTTACATCCAGCTGGCTGTTATCGGTAGTGTCTATTAATAGCAGTATGCGATCGGCGCTTTCTATTTCGCCCCAGGCGCGTTCTATACCTATTTGTT from Saccharophagus degradans 2-40 includes these protein-coding regions:
- the mnmG gene encoding tRNA uridine-5-carboxymethylaminomethyl(34) synthesis enzyme MnmG, which translates into the protein MIYPTQYDVIVIGGGHAGTEACLAAARMGCKTLLLTHNIETLGQMSCNPAIGGIGKSHLVKEIDALGGAMALATDKGGIQFRILNSRKGPAVRATRAQADRALYKAAVREILENQPNLDIFQQAADDLVVEGERVTGVTTQMGVTFKAPTVVLTAGTFLGGKIHIGMENHSGGRAGDPPSIALASRLRELPLRVDRLKTGTPPRIDARSVNFDGLEKQWGEEKTPVMSYMGSLADHPEQTCCWITHTNAQTHDFIRSGFDRSPMFTGVIEGVGPRYCPSIEDKVNRFADKDSHQIFIEPEGLKTHELYPNGISTSLPFDVQMAFVRSIKGFENAHITRPGYAIEYDFFDPRDLKYSFETKHIEGLFFAGQINGTTGYEEAGAQGLLAGLNAALKAQGKEAWCPRRDEAYIGVLADDLISMGTREPYRMFTSRAEYRLLLREDNADMRLTEKGRELGLVDDARWQAFCKKREAIELETQRMRTTWIQPNSAEANALAAKMPAELAREYSLLDLLKRPELTYDDLGSLKGEAVSDPQVAEQVEINTKYAGYINRQTDDIERMRQHENTVIPVEFDYMSVEGLSNELKQKLSEARPETLSRASRIPGVTPAAVSLILIYLKKRGLLKNKAALA
- the rsmG gene encoding 16S rRNA (guanine(527)-N(7))-methyltransferase RsmG translates to MGESIAQQRGPFARRLQEYAASIELTLSEQQVNQLLDYLELFEKWNKAYNLSAIRDAEGMFTKHLLDSLSIAPHLTGERFIDVGTGGGLPGIPMAICFPQRHFTLLDSAGKKVRFLFQVKQALGLSNVDTQNRRVETFQPQPQFDGVISRAFASITYMLTWCNHLIHDDGRFWAMKGVMPNSELSELPKKYIVKASHALHVPNLEGERCLIELALAQESNSKA
- a CDS encoding ParA family protein, coding for MGNVYAIANQKGGVGKTTTCVNLAASLAATKKRVLLIDLDPQGNATMGSGVDKNSQEFTIYDVLVGLTRCENALQKSPDGHYMVLPANGDLTAAEVEMLTLDNKEYRLKTALSSIRNSFDYILIDCPPSLNMLTVNALAACDGVIIPMQCEYYALEGVSALVNTINTIQNALNPNLRIEGVLRTMYDPRNSLTGDVSAELSHHFGDRVYRTCVPRNVRLAEAPSFGKPVLAYDKTSKGAMAYIALAGEIIRRNDTPTPTPELATAS
- a CDS encoding ParB/RepB/Spo0J family partition protein, with the translated sequence MAKRKGLGRGLDALLSSGAAATPAEAIKAATSAAADVTTNVDGILKNLPIEFLQRGKYQPRRDMHQEALEELAESIKSQGVMQPIVVRPIGDNKYEIIAGERRWRATQLAGLDTIPAVIREVPDETAIAMALIENIQREDLNPMEEAFALKRLQDEFELTHQEVADAVGKSRTAVTNLLRLINLTEDVRTLLEHGDLEMGHARSLLSLNEGQQRTAAREIVAKGLSVRQAEALVRRLQQEAEQEKSETKTKIDPDIQKLEEKLAEHVGVPVIVQHSAKGKGRLVLKYNNLDELDGILAHLKYEH